One window from the genome of Candidatus Binataceae bacterium encodes:
- a CDS encoding DUF692 domain-containing protein, with protein MFRERFSDLGYGVGLRREHYSHVTEHRPAVDWFEIITENFMVAGGLPLTVLERVRSDYPVVMHGVSLSIGSAGPLNRNYLATLRTMTHRFKPFWISDHLCWTEIGGRNLHDLLPLPYTEEVVRHVAGRIRQVQDCLDQEILIENVSSYMTFRCSTMQEWEFLSAVAEEANCGILLDINNVYVNAFNHGFDPVLYIDSVPPNRVVQFHMAGHSDHGTYLLDTHDHPIREEVWRLYELAVRRFGATSTLIEWDDNIPEFGVLADAAKEARDRAWNVMAAETEGGDGSGFERGVLSRA; from the coding sequence CGGAGCATCGACCCGCGGTCGATTGGTTCGAGATCATCACGGAAAACTTCATGGTCGCCGGTGGCCTGCCGCTTACGGTGCTGGAAAGAGTCCGCAGCGACTATCCGGTCGTGATGCATGGCGTGTCGCTCTCGATTGGCTCGGCGGGTCCGTTAAATCGCAATTACCTCGCCACGTTGCGGACAATGACCCACCGGTTCAAGCCGTTCTGGATCTCCGACCATCTATGCTGGACGGAAATCGGCGGGCGCAACCTCCACGATCTCCTGCCGCTGCCGTACACGGAAGAGGTTGTCCGTCATGTTGCCGGCCGCATCCGCCAGGTTCAGGACTGTTTGGACCAGGAGATCCTTATCGAGAATGTGTCCAGCTATATGACGTTTCGATGCTCGACCATGCAGGAATGGGAGTTTCTGAGCGCGGTGGCCGAAGAGGCCAATTGCGGCATCCTGCTCGATATCAACAATGTCTACGTCAACGCCTTTAACCACGGATTCGACCCGGTCCTTTACATCGATTCGGTACCGCCCAACCGCGTGGTTCAGTTCCATATGGCCGGCCACAGCGACCACGGCACCTATCTGCTTGACACCCACGATCATCCGATCCGGGAGGAAGTGTGGCGGCTCTACGAATTGGCCGTACGTCGTTTCGGGGCGACTTCGACGTTGATTGAGTGGGACGACAACATCCCTGAGTTCGGCGTGCTGGCCGACGCCGCCAAAGAGGCGCGCGATCGCGCGTGGAACGTGATGGCGGCGGAAACGGAAGGTGGCGATGGATCTGGCTTTGAGCGCGGGGTCTTATCGCGCGCTTGA
- a CDS encoding sulfite exporter TauE/SafE family protein — protein sequence MMSPALLHFWFLLPIGIIIAALAMSAGVSGASLWVPVYLLWLRLSVPIAFWLGLLTMLFGFGSGVYRNWRDHSYDGPLVRRYLAASLPAALLGGWLAGLVNEKLLVGLFGVFLLVYGATIATLTLRGLVPVERRQSISYPFALIGGGLTGLISIGVGILAMPVVMRHRSIRAPAMAIGSLVMIIFFTSLAATIGRLRPSFVSDLRRDLPQLGVIMLWAAPAVVLGGQLGPRLAQRLPSERHARLYFSAVVFAVGILTLARAYAGPHG from the coding sequence ATGATGAGCCCTGCCTTGTTACACTTCTGGTTCCTGCTACCTATAGGCATCATTATCGCGGCGCTCGCAATGTCGGCCGGGGTGTCCGGCGCCAGCCTATGGGTGCCGGTCTATCTGCTCTGGCTTCGGCTCAGTGTTCCGATCGCTTTCTGGCTCGGGCTCCTTACGATGCTGTTTGGCTTCGGCAGCGGCGTTTACCGGAACTGGCGGGACCACAGCTACGACGGTCCCTTAGTTCGCCGCTATCTGGCCGCGAGCCTGCCCGCCGCGCTGCTCGGCGGATGGCTCGCGGGACTCGTCAACGAGAAACTCTTGGTCGGCCTGTTCGGCGTTTTCCTGCTCGTCTACGGCGCAACGATCGCCACGCTCACGCTGCGCGGCCTTGTCCCGGTGGAGCGCCGCCAATCCATTTCGTATCCGTTTGCGCTCATAGGCGGCGGACTCACGGGACTAATCTCGATTGGGGTCGGAATTCTCGCCATGCCGGTCGTAATGCGTCATCGCTCCATCCGCGCGCCAGCAATGGCAATCGGCTCGCTGGTGATGATCATATTCTTCACAAGCCTTGCCGCAACCATCGGCCGCCTAAGACCCAGCTTCGTTAGCGATCTTCGCCGCGATCTGCCGCAGCTTGGCGTCATCATGTTGTGGGCCGCGCCAGCCGTGGTCTTGGGCGGCCAGCTCGGACCGCGGCTCGCGCAACGCTTGCCTTCCGAGCGGCATGCTCGGCTCTACTTCAGCGCCGTGGTGTTCGCGGTCGGCATCCTAACCTTAGCTCGCGCTTACGCTGGACCTCACGGGTGA
- a CDS encoding transporter, whose translation MDITNPAGATANSAIQQGHGFSLGETLDIGYGVTPKLQLFALIPWFVHKSLAQTASNGTHTSSGSNGFGDTLFLARYTLIGFEHAESALRIAPIAGLKTPTVISDTGFSKIPRPLQPGSGTWDPLFGLTLVWQTLDWEFDADAGYRINTTAGHFRFGNQVFADGSVQYRLWPFQIGAGNPGFIYATLDSNFFGQGKNRVNGRADPDSGGLLWFLDPGVQYVTERYALKAAAQLPALEAPNGSAPSPDYAVFVCLRLNLSLP comes from the coding sequence TTGGACATCACCAACCCGGCTGGTGCTACTGCGAATTCCGCCATCCAACAGGGACATGGGTTTTCGCTGGGCGAGACCCTCGATATCGGATACGGCGTTACGCCGAAGCTCCAACTGTTCGCGCTGATACCGTGGTTCGTGCACAAGTCACTCGCTCAAACCGCGTCCAACGGGACTCATACGAGCTCCGGATCTAACGGCTTCGGCGACACGCTGTTCCTGGCGCGGTATACGCTGATCGGCTTCGAGCACGCGGAATCCGCACTCCGCATCGCGCCTATCGCGGGCCTCAAAACGCCCACGGTGATAAGCGATACAGGGTTCAGCAAAATTCCGCGCCCGCTCCAGCCGGGATCGGGAACGTGGGATCCGTTGTTCGGCCTGACGCTCGTCTGGCAGACGCTGGATTGGGAGTTCGATGCGGACGCCGGCTATCGCATTAACACCACGGCTGGACACTTCCGTTTCGGTAACCAAGTGTTCGCCGACGGATCAGTTCAGTACCGTCTGTGGCCCTTTCAAATCGGAGCCGGCAACCCAGGCTTCATCTACGCGACGCTCGACAGCAACTTCTTCGGACAAGGTAAGAACCGGGTCAACGGACGCGCCGATCCGGATTCCGGCGGTTTGCTCTGGTTTTTGGATCCAGGAGTCCAGTATGTTACCGAGCGCTACGCGTTGAAGGCCGCGGCACAACTGCCGGCGCTCGAAGCCCCCAACGGCAGCGCTCCGTCGCCGGACTATGCTGTGTTTGTCTGCCTGCGCTTGAACCTCTCGTTGCCCTGA
- a CDS encoding copper resistance protein B, whose translation MRTTTAGRESTAEFDSASASALMLILVLVGLIALAPSVTNAQSTATTTQNSGVTSPEEEEPPVMDNQIFGHILFDQLEGRTNGPDNEFRWDGEGWIGTDMNKLWFKSEGFAEHGVATDGDTEALYDRPIPYLRYFDFQAGVRYDLDSNPGMTWGAVGIEGLAPYFFEFAPTFYFSDRGRFAGKVTGWYDLLLTNRLIMQPEFEVNFYNTNDPSRGIGSGLSDLDTGVRIRYEISRKFAPYIGFAYTQTFGETARFTREEGGIVNDPRFIFGTRVWY comes from the coding sequence ATGAGGACGACGACAGCCGGGCGAGAGAGCACCGCGGAATTCGATTCGGCTTCGGCATCTGCCTTGATGCTCATCCTCGTCCTTGTCGGTTTGATTGCTTTAGCGCCTTCGGTCACGAATGCGCAATCGACCGCCACAACCACTCAAAATTCCGGCGTTACAAGTCCGGAAGAAGAGGAACCTCCGGTGATGGACAATCAGATTTTCGGACATATCCTCTTCGATCAGCTCGAAGGGCGCACTAACGGTCCAGACAATGAATTTCGTTGGGATGGCGAGGGTTGGATCGGGACGGACATGAACAAACTGTGGTTCAAATCCGAAGGCTTTGCTGAACACGGCGTAGCCACCGATGGCGACACCGAGGCGCTCTATGACCGACCGATACCCTATCTCAGATACTTCGATTTCCAGGCCGGAGTTCGTTACGACCTTGACTCAAATCCTGGAATGACGTGGGGCGCGGTCGGAATCGAGGGACTGGCTCCGTATTTTTTCGAATTCGCGCCGACCTTCTACTTCAGCGACCGGGGCCGCTTCGCCGGAAAAGTCACCGGATGGTACGACCTGCTGCTCACCAATCGGCTGATTATGCAGCCCGAGTTCGAAGTCAATTTCTACAACACAAATGATCCGAGTCGCGGTATCGGTTCGGGGCTCTCGGATCTCGATACGGGAGTGCGCATCCGTTACGAAATTAGCCGCAAGTTCGCGCCCTACATCGGCTTCGCTTACACCCAGACATTCGGCGAGACTGCTCGGTTTACGCGCGAAGAAGGCGGAATCGTCAACGATCCTCGCTTCATCTTCGGCACACGCGTTTGGTATTAG